Proteins encoded in a region of the uncultured Paludibaculum sp. genome:
- a CDS encoding M20/M25/M40 family metallo-hydrolase produces MIKPLLSVSLLATAVFAQQPPNAIHPSIRKIASEVSEERIAATLKKLESFGTRDTNGVVEAPGRGIKAAREWIADQFKSYSPRLEVRFDPHTVKKSARLLKDTDVVNVVAVLKGKTQPEVEVAVGAHYDSMNMIFKPGPPRVFDAEATASAAIAPGVSDNGSGTALMLELARVMSQYEYDKTVVFIAFAGEEQGLLGAGGYAEAAEKSKEQLEAVINVDVIGNDVSGNGRQAGGRVNVYSADPMDSASRSLARYLREISERYQPELRIEPVFRQDRFGRGGDHTPFLNHGFAAVRVTTPTEQLEYQHNEKDTFDRVSVPYIAAVTRSVGVSLASLAQAPKPPAISPLSRGENHYDAVMKWKNEDLEPDLAGYAVTMRSTTAPFWEREIYVGKTEQFTLKSVSIDEVVLGVRAIDTEGFASLVTAWTLPVRRNFTGAPTAPAKPPTQ; encoded by the coding sequence ATGATCAAGCCACTGCTCTCCGTGTCCCTGCTGGCCACTGCGGTATTCGCCCAGCAACCGCCCAACGCCATTCATCCGTCCATCCGGAAGATTGCCAGCGAAGTTTCTGAGGAGCGCATTGCCGCGACGCTCAAGAAGTTGGAGAGCTTTGGTACCCGCGATACCAACGGAGTGGTGGAAGCGCCTGGGCGGGGCATCAAGGCCGCTCGGGAGTGGATCGCCGATCAGTTCAAGAGCTACAGTCCCCGGCTGGAAGTTCGTTTCGATCCTCATACGGTCAAGAAAAGTGCCCGCCTTCTCAAAGACACCGATGTCGTCAATGTGGTGGCTGTTCTGAAGGGCAAGACCCAGCCTGAAGTCGAAGTGGCGGTGGGCGCCCACTACGACTCGATGAACATGATCTTCAAGCCGGGTCCGCCGCGGGTGTTCGACGCCGAAGCAACAGCGTCGGCCGCCATCGCCCCCGGCGTCTCCGACAACGGCAGTGGTACTGCCCTGATGCTGGAACTGGCCCGTGTGATGAGCCAGTACGAGTACGATAAGACAGTTGTTTTCATTGCCTTCGCGGGTGAAGAACAGGGGCTGCTAGGGGCTGGCGGCTACGCCGAAGCCGCCGAAAAATCAAAGGAACAGCTGGAAGCGGTCATCAATGTGGATGTGATCGGCAACGATGTCTCAGGCAACGGCAGGCAGGCCGGCGGACGGGTGAACGTCTATTCGGCCGACCCGATGGATTCCGCCTCGCGCTCGTTGGCGCGCTACCTGCGTGAGATCTCCGAGCGCTATCAGCCGGAACTGCGCATCGAGCCCGTCTTCCGCCAGGACCGCTTCGGGCGCGGCGGCGACCACACACCATTCCTGAACCATGGATTCGCCGCCGTGCGTGTCACGACCCCGACCGAGCAATTGGAATATCAGCATAACGAGAAGGACACCTTCGATCGTGTGTCCGTCCCATACATCGCAGCCGTCACCCGCAGTGTAGGCGTCTCGCTGGCTTCGCTCGCCCAAGCGCCCAAGCCGCCGGCCATCTCCCCGCTGTCGCGAGGCGAGAACCACTACGATGCCGTCATGAAGTGGAAGAACGAGGATCTGGAGCCCGACCTTGCCGGCTATGCCGTCACCATGCGTTCCACCACCGCCCCCTTCTGGGAGAGGGAAATCTACGTCGGCAAGACCGAGCAGTTCACGCTGAAGAGCGTCTCCATCGACGAAGTCGTTCTGGGCGTCCGAGCCATCGATACCGAGGGCTTCGCCAGCTTGGTCACGGCTTGGACTCTGCCCGTCCGCCGCAACTTCACCGGGGCGCCGACGGCTCCAGCGAAGCCTCCGACTCAATAG